One stretch of Molothrus aeneus isolate 106 chromosome 2, BPBGC_Maene_1.0, whole genome shotgun sequence DNA includes these proteins:
- the BCL9 gene encoding B-cell CLL/lymphoma 9 protein isoform X1: MHSSNPKVRNSPSGNTQSSPKSKQEVMVRPPTVMSPSGNPQLDSKFSNQGKQGGSTSQSQPSPCDPKSGGHTPKVLPGPGGSMGLKNGAGNGAKGKGKRERSISADSFEQREAGTPNDDPEIKDCNSADHVKSQESQHTPHSMTPSNASAPRSSTPSHGLTATLEPASGQKTPSKVVYVFSTEMANKAAEAVLKGQVETIVSFHIQNISNSKAERNTVPLNPQITALRTEPKPLPQPQPPAAQDQNPPQNAKMQPTPPVSAPVSKPTGPPCPIDQDSPSVESKVMSVGSPANSTPLQTEGFGQSSTPNNRAVSPVSQGSNSSAADPKGPPQQGSGGDPSSLGENPDGLSQEQLEHRERSLQTLRDIQRMLFPDEKEFAGGQSGGPPPNAGVLDGPQKKPEGPIQAMMAQSQSLGKGSGSRTDGGAPFGPQGHRDMPFSPDEMGPPPMNSQSGAIGPDHLDHMTPEQVAWLKLQQEFYEEKRRKQEQVVVQQCSLQDMMVHQHGPRGVVRGPPPPYQMTPGEGWGPGGPEPFPEGMNMSHSLPPRGMAPHPNVPGSQMRLPGFAGMMNPDMEGPNVPNPASRPGLSGVSWPDDVPKIPDGRNFPPGQGVFSGPGRGERFPNPQGLPEELYQQQLAEKQMGLPPGLNMEGIRPGMEINRMMPSQRHMEPGNNPIFPRMPVEGPMSPSRGDFPKGIPPQMASSRELEFGMGPGSMKGDMGMNVSMGSNPPLVPQKLREAGVGPEEMMKLRPGVSEMLSSQQKMVPLPFGEHPQQEYGMGPRPFLPMSQGPGVGLRNLREQMGPDQRTNNRLSHMPPLPLNPTSNPNSLNTAPPAQRSLGRKPLDISAAGQVHSPGINPLKSPTMRQVQSPMMGSPSGNLKSPQTPSQLAGMLAGPTAAAAAASIKSPPVLGSAAASPVHLKSPSLPAPSPGWTSSPKPPLQSPGIPPNHKASLTMSSPAMLGNVESGGPPPSTVSQSAPATLPGNLPSSSPYTMPPEPTLSQNPLSIMMSRMSKFAMPSSTPLYHDAIKTVASSDDDSPPARSPNLPPMNSVPGMGINSQNPRISGPNPVGPMPTLSPMGMTQPLSHNNQMPSPNAMGPNIPPHGVPVGPGLMSHNPMMGHGSQESPMVPQGRLGFPQGFPPVQSPPQQVPFPHNGPSGGQGNFPAGMGFHGEGPLGRPTNLPQSSTDPALCKTGGPGGPDSFTVLGNNMPSVFTDPELQEVIRPGATGIPEFDLSRIIPSEKPSQTLQYFPRGEVPGRKQPQGPGPGFSHMQGMIGEQTPRMGLTLPGMGGPGPVGTPDIPLGTAPSMPGHNPMRPPAFLQQGMMGPHHRMMSPAQPAMPGQPALMSNPVAAVGMIPGKDRAPAGLYSHPGPVGSPGMMMSMQGMMGPQQNIMIPPQMRPRGMAADVGMGGFSQGPGNPGNMMF, translated from the exons ATGCATTCCAGTAACCCCAAAGTGAGGAACTCCCCGTCAGGCAACACACAGAG cagccccaaatCAAAGCAGGAGGTGATGGTCCGTCCCCCTACAGTGATGTCCCCGTCTGGCAACCCTCAGCTGGATTCCAAATTTTCCAACCAAGGCAAACAAGGGGGCTCCACCAGCCAATCCCAGCCCTCTCCCTGTGACCCCAAAAGTGGAGGTCACACCCCCAAAGTGCTCCCGGGCCCGGGTGGGAGTATGGGGCTGAAgaatggggctggaaatggtgccaaggggaaggggaagagagagaggagcaTTTCAGCAGACTCCTTTGAACAGAGGGAAGCTGGGACTCCTAATGATGACCCAGAAATCAAAG ACTGCAATTCTGCTGATCATGTGAAGTCCCAGGAGTCTCAGCACACACCACACTCCATGACTCCTTCAAATGCTTCAGCCCCAAGGTCTTCCACACCTTCCCATGGTCTGACTGCCACTTTGGAGCCAGCAAGTGGGCAGAAGACTCCATCCAAAGTGGTTTACGTCTTTTCTACTGAGATGGCCAACAA ggctgcagaagctgtgctgaagGGACAGGTGGAAACCATCGTGTCCTTTCATATCCAGAACATCTCAAACAGCAAGGCGGAACGAAACACTGTACCCTTG AATCCTCAGATCACTGCACTTCGGACTGAACCCAagcccctgccacagccccagccccccgCTGCCCAGGACCAGAACCCTCCCCAGAACGCCAAAATGCAGCCGACTCCGCCCGTGTCAGCGCCAGTATCCAAACCCACTGGCCCCCCATGTCCCATAGATCAGGACAGTCCCAGTGTGGAAAGCAAAGTGATGTCTGTGGGCAGCCCTGCCAACTCTACCCCGTTGCAGACAGAAGGATTTGGGCAGAGTTCAACCCCCAATAATCGAGCGGTTAGCCCAGTTTCCCAAGGTAGCAATAGCTCTGCTGCAGACCCCAAAGGCCCTCCCCAGCAGGGGTCTGGTGGGGACCCATCCAGTTTGGGTGAGAACCCTGATGGACTgtcacaggagcagctggagcaccgAGAGCGCTCATTGCAGACCCTGAGAGACATCCAGCGCATGCTCTTCCCTGATGAGAAGGAGTTTGCGGGAGGGCAAAGTGGGGGGCCACCCCCGAATGCTGGGGTGCTGGATGGTCCCCAAAAGAAACCCGAAGGGCCGATACAGGCTATGATGGCTCAATCCCAAAGTTTAGGCAAAGGGTCGGGGTCTCGGACAGATGGAGGGGCTCCGTTTGGCCCTCAAGGACACAGGGATAtgcctttttccccagatgAAATGGGGCCACCACCAATGAACTCCCAGTCAGGAGCCATAGGCCCGGACCACCTGGACCACATGACTCCTGAGCAGGTGGCCTGGCtcaagctgcagcaggagttttacgaggagaagagaaggaagcaAGAGCAGGTGGTTGTGCAGCAGTGTTCCCTGCAGGACATGATGGTCCACCAGCATGGGCCTCGTGGGGTGGTCCGAGGTCCTCCCCCTCCCTACCAGATGACCCCTGGTGAGGGCTGGGGACCTGGCGGTCCGGAGCCCTTCCCTGAAGGCATGAACATGTCCCACTCTCTGCCCCCCAGGGGCATGGCCCCTCATCCCAACGTGCCCGGGAGCCAGATGCGCCTGCCTGGTTTTGCAGGAATGATGAACCCTGACATGGAAGGCCCCAATGTCCCGAATCCCGCCTCACGGCCTGGGCTTTCAGGAGTTAGTTGGCCAGATGATGTGCCAAAAATCCCAGATGGGCGAAACTTCCCTCCTGGTCAGGGTGTCTTCAGTGGCCCTGGCCGAGGGGAGCGGTTCCCCAATCCGCAGGGCCTGCCTGAAGAGCTCtatcagcagcagctggctgagAAACAGATGGGCCTCCCTCCTGGTCTGAACATGGAAGGCATCAGGCCCGGCATGGAGATCAACAGAATGATGCCCTCCCAGAGACACATGGAGCCTGGGAACAACCCCATCTTCCCTCGCATGCCGGTAGAAGGACCGATGAGCCCATCTAGGGGGGACTTCCCAAAAGGAATACCCCCACAAATGGCTTCTagcagggagctggagtttgGGATGGGCCCTGGCAGCATGAAGGGGGACATGGGCATGAATGTCAGCATGGGCTCCAACCCACCCCTGGTCCCTCAGAAGCTGAGGGAGGCAGGAGTCGGGCCGGAAGAGATGATGAAGCTGCGCCCCGGCGTGTCAGAGATGCTCTCCTCTCAGCAGAAAATGGTGCCGCTGCCGTTTGGGGAGCACCCGCAGCAGGAGTATGGCATGGGTCCCAGGCCTTTCCTTCCCATGTCTCAGGGCCCAGGAGTCGGTCTGCGGAATCTCAGAGAACAGATGGGGCCTGACCAAAGGACTAACAACCGGCTCAGCCACATGCCGCCACTACCTCTCAATCCCACCAGTAACCCGAATAGCCTCAACACTGCTCCCCCTGCACAGCGCAGCCTCGGCCGCAAGCCCTTGGATATCTCTGCGGCTGGCCAGGTGCATTCGCCAGGAATCAACCCCCTGAAGTCCCCCACCATGCGCCAGGTCCAGTCTCCCATGATGGGGTCTCCCTCGGGGAACCTTAAGTCCCCTCAGACACCCTCCCAGCTGGCAGGAATGCTCGCGGGCCCCACTGccgcagctgctgctgcctccattAAATCCCCCCCTGTCTTggggtctgctgctgcttctcctgtcCACCTCAAGTCTCCGTCTCTCCCCGCACCTTCTCCTGGATGGACTTCATCTCCAAAGCCTCCTTTGCAGAGCCCTGGGATTCCCCCGAACCACAAGGCGTCTCTAACCATGTCTTCTCCAGCCATGCTGGGGAACGTGGAGTCGG gtgGTCCACCTCCTTCCACAGTCAGCCAGTCTGCTCCTGCGACTCTCCCTGGAAATCTTCCCTCTAGCAGTCCTTACACAATGCCTCCAGAGCCAACCCTGTCCCAGAATCCCCTCTCCATTATGATGTCCAGGATGTCCAAATTTGCCATGCCCAGCTCTACACCGCTCTATCATGATGCCATCAAAACTGTGGCCAGCTCGGACGACGACTCCCCTCCAGCACGCTCCCCAAACTTGCCACCTATGAACAGCGTACCAG GAATGGGCATTAATTCTCAGAATCCTCGAATTTCAGGTCCAAACCCAGTGGGTCCAATGCCAACCCTTAGCCCAATGGGAATGACCCAGCCTCTTTCCCATAACAACCAGATGCCCTCTCCAAATGCTATGGGACCCAATATACCTCCTCACGGGGTCCCCGTGGGACCCGGCCTGATGTCACACAACCCAATGATGGGGCATGGTTCCCAGGAGTCTCCAATGGTACCTCAAGGACGCCTGGGCTTCCCGCAGGGGTTCCCTCCCGTACAGTCCCCTCCACAGCAGGTGCCATTTCCACACAACGGGCCCAGCGGTGGACAAGGCAACTTTCCTGCGGGAATGGGCTTCCACGGAGAAGGACCTCTGGGGCGTCCTACCAACCTGCCCCAAAGTTCGACAGATCCAGCACTTTGCAAGACTGGAGGCCCTGGCGGTCCAGACTCCTTCACTGTTCTTGGAAACAACATGCCTTCGGTTTTCACTgatccagagctgcaggaggtgatCCGTCCCGGAGCCACGGGAATACCCGAGTTTGACCTGTCCAGGATTATCCCGTCGGAGAAGCCCAGCCAGACACTACAGTATTTCCCTCGTGGGGAGGTGCCGGGCCGCAAGCAGCCGCAGGGTCCCGGGCCTGGCTTCTCCCACATGCAGGGGATGATAGGAGAGCAGACCCCGAGGATGGGACTAACATTGCCCGGCATGGGGGGCCCCGGGCCGGTGGGAACTCCGGATATCCCTCTGGGCACGGCTCCGTCCATGCCCGGTCACAACCCGATGAGGCCGCCGgccttcctgcagcagggcatGATGGGGCCGCACCACCGCATGatgtcaccagcacagcccGCCATGCCCGGCCAGCCCGCGCTCATGAGCAACCCCGTGGCCGCCGTGGGCATGATCCCGGGCAAGGACCGAGCCCCCGCCGGGCTCTACAGCCACCCGGGCCCCGTGGGGTCACCTGGCATGATGATGTCAATGCAGGGCATGATGGGACCCCAACAAAACATCATGATTCCCCCCCAGATGAGGCCCCGAGGTATGGCTGCTGATGTTGGCATGGGAGGATTTAGCCAAGGCCCTGGAAACCCAGGGAACATGATGTTTTAA
- the BCL9 gene encoding B-cell CLL/lymphoma 9 protein isoform X2 has translation MHSSNPKVRNSPSGNTQSPKSKQEVMVRPPTVMSPSGNPQLDSKFSNQGKQGGSTSQSQPSPCDPKSGGHTPKVLPGPGGSMGLKNGAGNGAKGKGKRERSISADSFEQREAGTPNDDPEIKDCNSADHVKSQESQHTPHSMTPSNASAPRSSTPSHGLTATLEPASGQKTPSKVVYVFSTEMANKAAEAVLKGQVETIVSFHIQNISNSKAERNTVPLNPQITALRTEPKPLPQPQPPAAQDQNPPQNAKMQPTPPVSAPVSKPTGPPCPIDQDSPSVESKVMSVGSPANSTPLQTEGFGQSSTPNNRAVSPVSQGSNSSAADPKGPPQQGSGGDPSSLGENPDGLSQEQLEHRERSLQTLRDIQRMLFPDEKEFAGGQSGGPPPNAGVLDGPQKKPEGPIQAMMAQSQSLGKGSGSRTDGGAPFGPQGHRDMPFSPDEMGPPPMNSQSGAIGPDHLDHMTPEQVAWLKLQQEFYEEKRRKQEQVVVQQCSLQDMMVHQHGPRGVVRGPPPPYQMTPGEGWGPGGPEPFPEGMNMSHSLPPRGMAPHPNVPGSQMRLPGFAGMMNPDMEGPNVPNPASRPGLSGVSWPDDVPKIPDGRNFPPGQGVFSGPGRGERFPNPQGLPEELYQQQLAEKQMGLPPGLNMEGIRPGMEINRMMPSQRHMEPGNNPIFPRMPVEGPMSPSRGDFPKGIPPQMASSRELEFGMGPGSMKGDMGMNVSMGSNPPLVPQKLREAGVGPEEMMKLRPGVSEMLSSQQKMVPLPFGEHPQQEYGMGPRPFLPMSQGPGVGLRNLREQMGPDQRTNNRLSHMPPLPLNPTSNPNSLNTAPPAQRSLGRKPLDISAAGQVHSPGINPLKSPTMRQVQSPMMGSPSGNLKSPQTPSQLAGMLAGPTAAAAAASIKSPPVLGSAAASPVHLKSPSLPAPSPGWTSSPKPPLQSPGIPPNHKASLTMSSPAMLGNVESGGPPPSTVSQSAPATLPGNLPSSSPYTMPPEPTLSQNPLSIMMSRMSKFAMPSSTPLYHDAIKTVASSDDDSPPARSPNLPPMNSVPGMGINSQNPRISGPNPVGPMPTLSPMGMTQPLSHNNQMPSPNAMGPNIPPHGVPVGPGLMSHNPMMGHGSQESPMVPQGRLGFPQGFPPVQSPPQQVPFPHNGPSGGQGNFPAGMGFHGEGPLGRPTNLPQSSTDPALCKTGGPGGPDSFTVLGNNMPSVFTDPELQEVIRPGATGIPEFDLSRIIPSEKPSQTLQYFPRGEVPGRKQPQGPGPGFSHMQGMIGEQTPRMGLTLPGMGGPGPVGTPDIPLGTAPSMPGHNPMRPPAFLQQGMMGPHHRMMSPAQPAMPGQPALMSNPVAAVGMIPGKDRAPAGLYSHPGPVGSPGMMMSMQGMMGPQQNIMIPPQMRPRGMAADVGMGGFSQGPGNPGNMMF, from the exons ATGCATTCCAGTAACCCCAAAGTGAGGAACTCCCCGTCAGGCAACACACAGAG ccccaaatCAAAGCAGGAGGTGATGGTCCGTCCCCCTACAGTGATGTCCCCGTCTGGCAACCCTCAGCTGGATTCCAAATTTTCCAACCAAGGCAAACAAGGGGGCTCCACCAGCCAATCCCAGCCCTCTCCCTGTGACCCCAAAAGTGGAGGTCACACCCCCAAAGTGCTCCCGGGCCCGGGTGGGAGTATGGGGCTGAAgaatggggctggaaatggtgccaaggggaaggggaagagagagaggagcaTTTCAGCAGACTCCTTTGAACAGAGGGAAGCTGGGACTCCTAATGATGACCCAGAAATCAAAG ACTGCAATTCTGCTGATCATGTGAAGTCCCAGGAGTCTCAGCACACACCACACTCCATGACTCCTTCAAATGCTTCAGCCCCAAGGTCTTCCACACCTTCCCATGGTCTGACTGCCACTTTGGAGCCAGCAAGTGGGCAGAAGACTCCATCCAAAGTGGTTTACGTCTTTTCTACTGAGATGGCCAACAA ggctgcagaagctgtgctgaagGGACAGGTGGAAACCATCGTGTCCTTTCATATCCAGAACATCTCAAACAGCAAGGCGGAACGAAACACTGTACCCTTG AATCCTCAGATCACTGCACTTCGGACTGAACCCAagcccctgccacagccccagccccccgCTGCCCAGGACCAGAACCCTCCCCAGAACGCCAAAATGCAGCCGACTCCGCCCGTGTCAGCGCCAGTATCCAAACCCACTGGCCCCCCATGTCCCATAGATCAGGACAGTCCCAGTGTGGAAAGCAAAGTGATGTCTGTGGGCAGCCCTGCCAACTCTACCCCGTTGCAGACAGAAGGATTTGGGCAGAGTTCAACCCCCAATAATCGAGCGGTTAGCCCAGTTTCCCAAGGTAGCAATAGCTCTGCTGCAGACCCCAAAGGCCCTCCCCAGCAGGGGTCTGGTGGGGACCCATCCAGTTTGGGTGAGAACCCTGATGGACTgtcacaggagcagctggagcaccgAGAGCGCTCATTGCAGACCCTGAGAGACATCCAGCGCATGCTCTTCCCTGATGAGAAGGAGTTTGCGGGAGGGCAAAGTGGGGGGCCACCCCCGAATGCTGGGGTGCTGGATGGTCCCCAAAAGAAACCCGAAGGGCCGATACAGGCTATGATGGCTCAATCCCAAAGTTTAGGCAAAGGGTCGGGGTCTCGGACAGATGGAGGGGCTCCGTTTGGCCCTCAAGGACACAGGGATAtgcctttttccccagatgAAATGGGGCCACCACCAATGAACTCCCAGTCAGGAGCCATAGGCCCGGACCACCTGGACCACATGACTCCTGAGCAGGTGGCCTGGCtcaagctgcagcaggagttttacgaggagaagagaaggaagcaAGAGCAGGTGGTTGTGCAGCAGTGTTCCCTGCAGGACATGATGGTCCACCAGCATGGGCCTCGTGGGGTGGTCCGAGGTCCTCCCCCTCCCTACCAGATGACCCCTGGTGAGGGCTGGGGACCTGGCGGTCCGGAGCCCTTCCCTGAAGGCATGAACATGTCCCACTCTCTGCCCCCCAGGGGCATGGCCCCTCATCCCAACGTGCCCGGGAGCCAGATGCGCCTGCCTGGTTTTGCAGGAATGATGAACCCTGACATGGAAGGCCCCAATGTCCCGAATCCCGCCTCACGGCCTGGGCTTTCAGGAGTTAGTTGGCCAGATGATGTGCCAAAAATCCCAGATGGGCGAAACTTCCCTCCTGGTCAGGGTGTCTTCAGTGGCCCTGGCCGAGGGGAGCGGTTCCCCAATCCGCAGGGCCTGCCTGAAGAGCTCtatcagcagcagctggctgagAAACAGATGGGCCTCCCTCCTGGTCTGAACATGGAAGGCATCAGGCCCGGCATGGAGATCAACAGAATGATGCCCTCCCAGAGACACATGGAGCCTGGGAACAACCCCATCTTCCCTCGCATGCCGGTAGAAGGACCGATGAGCCCATCTAGGGGGGACTTCCCAAAAGGAATACCCCCACAAATGGCTTCTagcagggagctggagtttgGGATGGGCCCTGGCAGCATGAAGGGGGACATGGGCATGAATGTCAGCATGGGCTCCAACCCACCCCTGGTCCCTCAGAAGCTGAGGGAGGCAGGAGTCGGGCCGGAAGAGATGATGAAGCTGCGCCCCGGCGTGTCAGAGATGCTCTCCTCTCAGCAGAAAATGGTGCCGCTGCCGTTTGGGGAGCACCCGCAGCAGGAGTATGGCATGGGTCCCAGGCCTTTCCTTCCCATGTCTCAGGGCCCAGGAGTCGGTCTGCGGAATCTCAGAGAACAGATGGGGCCTGACCAAAGGACTAACAACCGGCTCAGCCACATGCCGCCACTACCTCTCAATCCCACCAGTAACCCGAATAGCCTCAACACTGCTCCCCCTGCACAGCGCAGCCTCGGCCGCAAGCCCTTGGATATCTCTGCGGCTGGCCAGGTGCATTCGCCAGGAATCAACCCCCTGAAGTCCCCCACCATGCGCCAGGTCCAGTCTCCCATGATGGGGTCTCCCTCGGGGAACCTTAAGTCCCCTCAGACACCCTCCCAGCTGGCAGGAATGCTCGCGGGCCCCACTGccgcagctgctgctgcctccattAAATCCCCCCCTGTCTTggggtctgctgctgcttctcctgtcCACCTCAAGTCTCCGTCTCTCCCCGCACCTTCTCCTGGATGGACTTCATCTCCAAAGCCTCCTTTGCAGAGCCCTGGGATTCCCCCGAACCACAAGGCGTCTCTAACCATGTCTTCTCCAGCCATGCTGGGGAACGTGGAGTCGG gtgGTCCACCTCCTTCCACAGTCAGCCAGTCTGCTCCTGCGACTCTCCCTGGAAATCTTCCCTCTAGCAGTCCTTACACAATGCCTCCAGAGCCAACCCTGTCCCAGAATCCCCTCTCCATTATGATGTCCAGGATGTCCAAATTTGCCATGCCCAGCTCTACACCGCTCTATCATGATGCCATCAAAACTGTGGCCAGCTCGGACGACGACTCCCCTCCAGCACGCTCCCCAAACTTGCCACCTATGAACAGCGTACCAG GAATGGGCATTAATTCTCAGAATCCTCGAATTTCAGGTCCAAACCCAGTGGGTCCAATGCCAACCCTTAGCCCAATGGGAATGACCCAGCCTCTTTCCCATAACAACCAGATGCCCTCTCCAAATGCTATGGGACCCAATATACCTCCTCACGGGGTCCCCGTGGGACCCGGCCTGATGTCACACAACCCAATGATGGGGCATGGTTCCCAGGAGTCTCCAATGGTACCTCAAGGACGCCTGGGCTTCCCGCAGGGGTTCCCTCCCGTACAGTCCCCTCCACAGCAGGTGCCATTTCCACACAACGGGCCCAGCGGTGGACAAGGCAACTTTCCTGCGGGAATGGGCTTCCACGGAGAAGGACCTCTGGGGCGTCCTACCAACCTGCCCCAAAGTTCGACAGATCCAGCACTTTGCAAGACTGGAGGCCCTGGCGGTCCAGACTCCTTCACTGTTCTTGGAAACAACATGCCTTCGGTTTTCACTgatccagagctgcaggaggtgatCCGTCCCGGAGCCACGGGAATACCCGAGTTTGACCTGTCCAGGATTATCCCGTCGGAGAAGCCCAGCCAGACACTACAGTATTTCCCTCGTGGGGAGGTGCCGGGCCGCAAGCAGCCGCAGGGTCCCGGGCCTGGCTTCTCCCACATGCAGGGGATGATAGGAGAGCAGACCCCGAGGATGGGACTAACATTGCCCGGCATGGGGGGCCCCGGGCCGGTGGGAACTCCGGATATCCCTCTGGGCACGGCTCCGTCCATGCCCGGTCACAACCCGATGAGGCCGCCGgccttcctgcagcagggcatGATGGGGCCGCACCACCGCATGatgtcaccagcacagcccGCCATGCCCGGCCAGCCCGCGCTCATGAGCAACCCCGTGGCCGCCGTGGGCATGATCCCGGGCAAGGACCGAGCCCCCGCCGGGCTCTACAGCCACCCGGGCCCCGTGGGGTCACCTGGCATGATGATGTCAATGCAGGGCATGATGGGACCCCAACAAAACATCATGATTCCCCCCCAGATGAGGCCCCGAGGTATGGCTGCTGATGTTGGCATGGGAGGATTTAGCCAAGGCCCTGGAAACCCAGGGAACATGATGTTTTAA